Below is a window of Hyphomonas neptunium ATCC 15444 DNA.
GGGGCACATGCCCCCGCCGCAGATAAAAGTAGGCGGCCCCGCTCAGCGCCGCCGCCAGTATCACAAGAGCCAGAAGGAACAACGCCGCCATGGGAAATTACCGAGGGTCTTGGCGCCCTTATGCCGGGTCCGGTCCGATCATTTTCTCAGGCCGCACGATGGCGTCGAAATCTTCCTCCGAAATGCCGAGCGCCAGGGCTTCGACCTTCAGTGTGGTGCCATTCTTGTGCGCGGTCTTGGCTACTTTTGCGGCCAGATCGTAGCCATACTTTTCCTTCAGCGGCGTCACCAGCATCAGCGAATTTTCAAGGCCGCGCTGGATATTGTCGAGGCGCGGCTCGATGCCGACAACGCAGTTCTCGGTGAAGGACACGGCCGCATCTGCCAGCAGCTGGACAGATTGCAGGAAGTTGTAGGCCATCATCGGGTTGAACACGTTCAGCTCGAAATGACCCTGGCTGCCGGCAAAGCCGATGGCGGCGTTGTTGCCGTGAATATGCGCGCAGACCTGGGTGAGGGCTTCGCACTGGGTCGGGTTCACCTTACCCGGCATGATCGAGGAGCCCGGCTCGTTCTCCGGCAGGGCCAGCTCGCCAAGGCCCGAGCGCGGGCCAGAGCCGAGGAAACGGATGTCGTTGGCGATCTTGAAGCAGCTCATCGCCACGGTCGTGATGGCGCCGTGGGTCATCACCATCGCGTCATGGGCGGCAAGCGCCTCGAACTTGTTGGGCGCGGAGGTGAAGTTCAGGCCGGTGATCTGGGCGATCTTGTCGGCCACCAGCTCGGCAAAGCCCTCCGGCGAGGCAAGGCCGGTGCCCACCGCCGTGCCGCCCTGGGCGAGTTCCATCAGCATCGGCAGGGTCATCTCGATCCGCTTGATGCCGTTTTCGAGCTGTTTGGCGTAGCCGGAGAATTCCTGTCCGAGGGTGACCGGGGTGGCATCCTGCGTATGCGTGCGCCCGATCTTGATGATGTCCTTCCAGGCCTGTGCCTTGTCGTTCAGAGCGTTCTGGAGCTGTTGCAGGGCGGGGACCAGCTTGTGCACGACCTGCTCGGCGCAGGCGATGTGCATGGCGGTCGGGAAGGTGTCGTTGGACGACTGGGACATGTTCACATGATCGTTCGGGTGAACCGGCGCCTTGGAGCCGACCTTGCCGTTCAGGATCTCGATGGCGCGGTTGGAGATCACCTCATTGGCGTTCATGTTCGACTGGGTGCCCGAGCCGGTCTGCCAGACGACCAGCGGGAAATGCGCGTCGAGCTTGCCCTCGATGACTTCATCGGCGGCCTGAACGATGGCGCGGCCGACCAGACGGTCCATTTTCTCCATCGCCATGTTCACTTCGGCGGCGGCTTTCTTGACGATGCCGAGCGCGCGCACGATGGGCTGGGGCTGTTTCTCCCAGCCTATCTTGAAGTTGCCCAGCGAGCGCTGCGCCTGCGCGCCCCAATACTTGTCCGCCTCAACCTCGATAGGGCCGAAAGTGTCCGATTCTGTGCGTGTGGGGGTCTTGGCCATGGGGGCGCTCCTGAAGCTCGGCTTAAGCAATGTCGCCGGGCGGTTTAGCCCCCTGCTCTGCGCTCATCAAGCCGCGATAGCCCCGCTTTCCCACGGGATGCCGGGTTAAGGTGAGAGGAGGGCGCTCGAGAGGTCTTCCGATCAGAAAGGCGAATTGGCTTTCATATAGGCAACCGCCGCTCTTTGCCGGGGCGAGAGCGGCCGCTGTTCGAGCGCGTCAAGCTCGGGCTCCCCTCCCAGAAAATCCTGGGTCGAGCCAAAGATGTGCATGGCATTGTTCAGGGTTACAAAACTGGAATTTACCTGGCCTGGTTTCCAGCCGGACCGGATAAGGATTTCCTTCGCCCGTCGCGCCGCCATGCCCCGGTTGGGCGCGCCCTTGTGAGCCCATCTGCAGACGGTCGCCGCAAACTCCGCAACCTGCCCCTGGTCTCCGAAGGCGATCATGGGCAGGCGATCAATGGTCCGATCCAATTCCACTGGGTCTGCGCCGCGCTGGGCGAGCGCCAACCAGAGGGCCGCGCCATATATGCTCGCTTCGCCAGGGGGCGTGGCACGCGCAGTCGCCTCGCTGATGGCCTGGTAGGCCTCATCGAAAGCGATCTTGAGGACAGAAGGCGTCAAAGTGTGCCCCAATGGCCCACGAATGTGTTCTGCTTCATTCATAGATTTGCCTCCGCGCGGAGACGTTTGAGCTCCTCGACAAAGTGCTGGCCTACCTCGTTTTCGCGGGGATGCAGGGTGAGTGTCTCTGGCAGAATATCCAGCGCCATCGCGTGCCCGGCGCGGCGCACATGCTCGCCGCCGCCGATGATTTCCTGCTCCCACCAGTAGGCATTGGCGTCTCCGGGGCGCCAGCCCGCGATCACGGCAAAACGCACGAACTGGGTATGCTGGGCTTTGGGCGTTTCGTTGGTATTCACGACCCAGGCATGAAGGATCGTGGCAAAGTGTGAAGTCGGGTAGTCCCCAAACGCCCAATCGGGAAGCTGATCAATCAGGTCGGCGACCGCCTGATGATTGTGCGCTATCTGAATCAGCTGGAAATAAAGCGCTGTTCCGAAAGGCTCCCCGTTTTGTGCCTTGCGAACCGCTTCTTCAAACGCCGCCGCAACGTCTGCTTCCTGCGCGATCATGTGCTCGGCGGTAATGGTGAAGTCTTCCGGCCGGGTGAAGTCTTTCTCCCGCGCGTCAGCAGCCGGATTTTCTGTAGCCGGCGGGGATGTCTCTTGGCCCTTTTCCCGCTTGAACATTTTCCACACGACAAATCGCCCCACATTCTGCTCTAACTGATAAGGCGCAGGAACGGGCTAAACCGGGTCAGACATTCCGCGAGGCAGGATTAAGAGTGGACTGGATACAATCGGGCAAAGTCCGCGCGCGCATCACGGAGGATGGCGCGCTGGAGGTGACGTGCACGGGCCTCACCACCCAGACGAAATACTACAAGACCCTGCTCAAAGAGTTCTTCCGCAAGGACTTCCCACGCCTGCGGCCCGGCTATGGTGATTACAGCGTGCATATCGTGATGGAGCATCTGGGCGACGCGCCGTGGATGGACCTCGACAATCTGGCCAAGGCCCTGCTCGACAGCCTGTGCGGGAATGTGTTCGAAGATGACCATCAGGTCGCCCGCCTGCTGGTCGAGCGGCGCGCGGCGGAGCGGGACGGCATCTGGATGCTGGCTGAGGCGATGGAGGGCTGAAGGCCCTTACCCCTCGACGATCAGCTTCTCCAGACCGCGAAAGAACGGCAGCGTCCGCCAGGCCAGTTCTTGCTCCGCCAGCCTCAAATCCGGATAGCGCTCGAACAGCTTCAGATACACATGCCGCGCCTCGATCCGGGCAAGCGGCGCACCAATGCAGATATGCGGACCGCCGCCGAACGCGACATGGCTTGCCCGCTTGCGGGTGATGTCGAACGTCTCGGCCTCCTCGAACACCTCCGGGTCGCGGTTCGCGCCGGCCAGCGACATCCAGACCGGCTGGCGCGCCTTCATGGGGCAGCCGCCCACATCGCGATCGTCGGGGAGGATGCGCGAGGTGATCGAGACCGGCGCTTCAAAGCGCAGAACCTCTTCGACCGCCTGCGCAGCGAGTCCCGGATTGTCCCGGAATGTCCTGATCTGTCCTGGATGTGTCAGGAAAAGCCACACGCCATTGCCGATAAGGTCCGTGGTTGTCAGGTTGCCGCCGACCAGCAGCGCCTCCAGGTTGTTGCGCAGCTCTCCATCGGAAATTTCCGCCTCGCCTGAACCCTGAAGCTGGACCATGTCGGAGACCAGATCATCCTGCGGCGCCTTGCGGCGGGCCTCCATCAACTCGGCAAAGTAAGCGTCGAGCGCATAGGCGCCCCGGATCAGCGCTTCGTCTTCCTCGGGCGTGCGCACGGGGTTCAGCCCAAGAATCACCTCTTCCGACCATTGCCGGAAATCATCCAGGCGCGCCTCATCAACCCCCAAAATTCTCGCAATAACAAGGACAGGAACCGGCACGGCGATCTCCGCCATCAGTTCGAATGGCCCAGACGCTGGCGCCTTCTCGATGATGGCATCGATCATCGCTTCGATCTCCGGCCGCATCCGATTGATCCGCGCATAGAAGGCCTTTGCCAGTGGCTGGCGAATGCGGGCATGGTCGGGATCGTCGAGGAACAGGATGCTGGTGCCCCGCTCCTGGCGCTCCTCCACAAAGCGGGCCGAGAGCGACCCCTCCTCCGCCTTCGTAGGATGACGGACGAAGGAACGGTCGTTCACCGTCTCGCGCACATCCTTGTAGCGCGAGAGCAGCCACACCTTCGCTGCTTCATCGCGGAAGACAGGACAGTCTTCGCGCATGGTCTTGAGCATAGGATGCGGATTGTCCCGCGCGGCGGGATTGAACGCTGAAAGCTCAAGAATGGATTGCACGGCGCCGGCGGGGCGCGAATCGTCTGCCATGATGTCCTCCCTGCCGGTCTGACGCCGGCAATTATCGGGAGAGCTTATCATTGATGATCAGGAAATTCGCCCCTGACGCAGCGTCAGAAATCAGAGGCGCTTGAACGCCATCGGAATGGCTGTGGCTGTCGCGCGCGCAACCAGTTTACCCTCGGCATCAAAACAGTCGGCCTCCATGAAAGCAGCCGATTTTCCGAGCTTGAGTATGCGCGCTTCCACGCTGGCCTTGCCCGGCATCAGACGGCGCAGATAGCTGGTCTTCATCTCCAGCGTCGGCGCAGTCATCGTGACGTTGGAGGCAATGATCACCGCCGTGCTCATGGCTTCGTCCAGCATCGCCGCAATGAAGCCGCCCTGCACGGCGCCGGTAGGATTGGCAAAGCTCGGCGAGACGTCGAACTCCATCTTCACCCATTGCTTGTCCTGGTTCAGGTCTGCCAGGCGCATGCCGAGCGTTTCCGAACAGGGCGGGCGCTTTTTGGAGTTCTGGAACCGCGCGAGCATTTCAGCGTCGGTCACGCGGGGCTTTTCTTCAGTGCTCAATGACCCGGCCTTATGTCTTGCTTGGCGTCTTACTTGCGCCGGAAAGCGTCAAGACTGACGACCGTTTCGCCCGCCACTTTCGGGGTGGGCGCGGGCTCTTCGATGGGCGCGGTGGGCGCTGGCGCGATGACGCCAGCATCCTTTGACTGCGATTCGAAGGCGATCCCGAAGTTCACCGACGGGTCGACAAAGCGCGTGATCGCGGCCAGCGGGATCGACAGATGCTGAGGCACGCCGGAGAATTTCAGGACGATTTCAAAATGCCCTTCATGGACTTCCAGATCCCAATACTGGTGCTGGACCACGATGGTCATCTCTTCGGGAAACCGCTGCACGAGTTGCGGCGGAATCTTCACGCCCGGCGCGCGGGTGCGGAAGGAGATATAGAAATGGTGCTCACCCGGCAGGCCGCCATTGGTTTTCCCGCGGCGGAGCGCTTCACGCACAACGCCGCGCATGGCTGCCTGGGAAAGCGCTTCGTAACCGATATAGTCCGTCATGCTCGCGCTTTGCATCCCCGTTAATTTTTCGTTTCAAACCTAAACTAAGGCCGCGGCTTTAGCCCCGCAACGGGCTTCGCACAACGGGCGAGGTTTTTCTTTTCCCCAGCGCTTTTCTGGATACACGCCGGCAGCGCCCGAATGGCTGGCCAGCCAAGGGCTTAGCCCCTACTCTCTTCTCAAAAGAGGAGGACCGCCATGCAGATGCCCGCTGAAGGACGCCCATGGGACGAGGTGCGCGCAGACATGCTGGCGCGCGGCGCAGGCGATGTTGCGTGGCGCGACGGCAAGACAGCCGTCTACGTTTTCAATGCCGGCGAAGATGTGCACGCCCTCCAGCACGAAGCCTATGGCCTGTTCATGGCGGAAAATGGCCTCGGCCCGCTCGCCTTTCCGTCGCTCGCGCAGATGGAGAAGGATGTGATCTCCATGGCGCTTGGCCTGCTGCACGGACCAGAGGGATCAACCGGCGCCATCACATCGGGCGGCACCGATTCGATCACCATGGCGATCAAGACAGCGCGCGACTATGCCCGCGCCAAGGGCATGGCGAAGGATCGCCACAACATCGTCATCCCGCGCTCGGGTCACCTGGCCTTCCACAAGGCGGCGTTGCTGATGGACATTGAAATCCGCAGCGTGCCGCTCAAGACTGACGGCAGCTACGAAGCCGATCCTGCCGCCATGGCGGCCGCGATTGATGGCGCGACGATCATGATGGTCGGCTCAGCGCCAAACTTCCCGCATGGCATCATCGACCCGATCGCAGAGCTCGGCAAAATCGCTGAAGAGAAAGATGTGTGGTTGCATGTCGACGCCTGTGTCGGCGGTTATTTCGCGCCGTTTGCGCGCATGAACGGCGTGCCGGTGCCGGACTTTGATTTCGCCATTCCAGCAGTGAAGTCCATCAGCGCGGACCTGCACAAATACGGCTACTGCGCCAAGGGCGCCTCAACCGTGCTGTTCCGGTCCGTCGATCTCTACAAGCATATGCCATTTTCGCTCAGCGAATGGTCGGGCGCGCCGATGAAAACGCCGACGCTGGCGGGCACAAGGCCCGGCGGCGCGATCTCGGCAGCCTGGGCGGTGATGAATGTTCTGGGTATTTCGGGCTACCGGGAGAAGCAGGGCCTCGTCTGCCAGACGCGCGAGCGGATCGAAGCCGGCGTGAATGCGCTCGGCTTTGAAGTGCTTGGCAAGCCGCTCCTCGGCCTCGTCGCCTTCCGCCATCCGCAGGCAGACACGCTCGCCCTCTACAGCGCCATGCGGCAGCGCGGCTGGTTCACTTCCTTCACGGTTGAGCCGCCGAGCCTGCATCTCATGCTCTCGCCCAAGCATGCCGAAGTGGCAGACGATTATCTCGCCGACCTCGCCGCCAGCCTTGAAGCGGTGAAGGCGGGAGACACCGCGCCGAAGGTGGAGGCGCGCTACTCCTGATCCAGAGCAGGTGTTGCGCCGCCTCCTCCTCCATGTTCCATTATCCGGCAACGAAACCCGCCGGGACGCGGCGGCACATGTGGAGGACAACAGATGAAATACGCAGCGCTTACAGCGGCCTTGCTTGGCGGGATGATGACGCTGACCGGATGCGGCCAGGGCAAGGTTGAAGGCAAGGACATCTCGGCCTCGTCCTCGGCCGGTGATATTGGCGATGCGTATGTCGCCGAGCTGACACGCATCGCCGACGCGCTCGAAACCGTGGACGATGAAGCCAGCGCCAGATCGGCGGCGACCGAGATTCGCAAGGCCGCCGATGGCCTCAAGAACATGGAAGAAGAACTTGGCGGCGAAGTGTCCGGCATGAAAGCCATGCAGATTTTCGGCAACAATTACGAGGATCTGGCAAACGCTCAGATGCGCATGATGACCGCCCTCACCACGCTCCAGGCTGAACATCCCGAACTCATGGATATTATCGGCGAGGAAACCGACCGGCTGGGACAGTAACGCCCCGCCGGCCAGCTGGATGCCCTATTCCCGAGCGGCCTGAACACGGGCCGCCGGGCAGCGTCCGCCGGTCACCATCTCCACCACGCCTGGATTGCCGTCAGTCTGCGCCGGCTCAATTCCGAGCGCGCAGGCAATCATCAGATAGACGTTCACATTCTCGAAGGGCGCAGCTGTTTCGCCTTCGGGAAAGATCGGGCCAGCGCCGATAAAGGTCGCAGCCATGCTGGGGTCCAGGTTGTCATAGCCGTGCTGGCCGGGGATTGGCGCGCGCCAGCCGCCGACATTGGCGTTGCGCACCGACCAGCCCGGATCAGCCACGAGGAAGAGATCCGGCCCGCGTGTGGGGTGGTCGAAATGATAGTGATCGGGCATTTCCCCGCGCTTGTAGACATGGATGTGCTCGTCAAAATCCTTGAGGCCTTCATAGGCAGTCTCAAGCGCGTCGCCCGCGCCATAGATGTGCAGGAACGGATGGTTGGAGC
It encodes the following:
- the fumC gene encoding class II fumarate hydratase, which gives rise to MAKTPTRTESDTFGPIEVEADKYWGAQAQRSLGNFKIGWEKQPQPIVRALGIVKKAAAEVNMAMEKMDRLVGRAIVQAADEVIEGKLDAHFPLVVWQTGSGTQSNMNANEVISNRAIEILNGKVGSKAPVHPNDHVNMSQSSNDTFPTAMHIACAEQVVHKLVPALQQLQNALNDKAQAWKDIIKIGRTHTQDATPVTLGQEFSGYAKQLENGIKRIEMTLPMLMELAQGGTAVGTGLASPEGFAELVADKIAQITGLNFTSAPNKFEALAAHDAMVMTHGAITTVAMSCFKIANDIRFLGSGPRSGLGELALPENEPGSSIMPGKVNPTQCEALTQVCAHIHGNNAAIGFAGSQGHFELNVFNPMMAYNFLQSVQLLADAAVSFTENCVVGIEPRLDNIQRGLENSLMLVTPLKEKYGYDLAAKVAKTAHKNGTTLKVEALALGISEEDFDAIVRPEKMIGPDPA
- a CDS encoding RusA family crossover junction endodeoxyribonuclease; the encoded protein is MDWIQSGKVRARITEDGALEVTCTGLTTQTKYYKTLLKEFFRKDFPRLRPGYGDYSVHIVMEHLGDAPWMDLDNLAKALLDSLCGNVFEDDHQVARLLVERRAAERDGIWMLAEAMEG
- a CDS encoding cytochrome P450, which encodes MADDSRPAGAVQSILELSAFNPAARDNPHPMLKTMREDCPVFRDEAAKVWLLSRYKDVRETVNDRSFVRHPTKAEEGSLSARFVEERQERGTSILFLDDPDHARIRQPLAKAFYARINRMRPEIEAMIDAIIEKAPASGPFELMAEIAVPVPVLVIARILGVDEARLDDFRQWSEEVILGLNPVRTPEEDEALIRGAYALDAYFAELMEARRKAPQDDLVSDMVQLQGSGEAEISDGELRNNLEALLVGGNLTTTDLIGNGVWLFLTHPGQIRTFRDNPGLAAQAVEEVLRFEAPVSITSRILPDDRDVGGCPMKARQPVWMSLAGANRDPEVFEEAETFDITRKRASHVAFGGGPHICIGAPLARIEARHVYLKLFERYPDLRLAEQELAWRTLPFFRGLEKLIVEG
- a CDS encoding PaaI family thioesterase, yielding MTDAEMLARFQNSKKRPPCSETLGMRLADLNQDKQWVKMEFDVSPSFANPTGAVQGGFIAAMLDEAMSTAVIIASNVTMTAPTLEMKTSYLRRLMPGKASVEARILKLGKSAAFMEADCFDAEGKLVARATATAIPMAFKRL
- a CDS encoding SspB family protein, giving the protein MQSASMTDYIGYEALSQAAMRGVVREALRRGKTNGGLPGEHHFYISFRTRAPGVKIPPQLVQRFPEEMTIVVQHQYWDLEVHEGHFEIVLKFSGVPQHLSIPLAAITRFVDPSVNFGIAFESQSKDAGVIAPAPTAPIEEPAPTPKVAGETVVSLDAFRRK
- a CDS encoding pyridoxal phosphate-dependent decarboxylase family protein, yielding MQMPAEGRPWDEVRADMLARGAGDVAWRDGKTAVYVFNAGEDVHALQHEAYGLFMAENGLGPLAFPSLAQMEKDVISMALGLLHGPEGSTGAITSGGTDSITMAIKTARDYARAKGMAKDRHNIVIPRSGHLAFHKAALLMDIEIRSVPLKTDGSYEADPAAMAAAIDGATIMMVGSAPNFPHGIIDPIAELGKIAEEKDVWLHVDACVGGYFAPFARMNGVPVPDFDFAIPAVKSISADLHKYGYCAKGASTVLFRSVDLYKHMPFSLSEWSGAPMKTPTLAGTRPGGAISAAWAVMNVLGISGYREKQGLVCQTRERIEAGVNALGFEVLGKPLLGLVAFRHPQADTLALYSAMRQRGWFTSFTVEPPSLHLMLSPKHAEVADDYLADLAASLEAVKAGDTAPKVEARYS